Genomic segment of Populus nigra chromosome 6, ddPopNigr1.1, whole genome shotgun sequence:
GTCTTCTTaaagagagaggggatgatACGATCCATGCAAATGTTGAACAATCAAATTTGGATTTTAGTGTAATGTTATCTAATATCTAGTTTTACACTATCAAGCATAAATGATGCAGAATTGTCTCTTAGATTGCTAATTTGAGGTTTGAAGAAAAGTTTGCAACTTAACCTAACAAGAACTTTGCCTTAGATAATTGAAGTTTTATGCAATTGATCACCCCCACCCTATGCCTACAATGAGACACGATCAAGAAGTATAAATCACAATGaagttgattaattttttgaagagtttacaagttcaatcaagaatctAGTATGAAAATCACTTaattacaagaagaaaaataaagcacACATTATGCAACAACTTTATAGAAAATTTCATAAACTAGAAAATGATGTTAACAATTGATTTATACAGTATAAAAGCTAACCCTAATTTGACTTAATGGAACTAAACTTGATAAATAGACCTTAACACAATAAAAgttcaaaataactaaaataataaaataaaacataacctAAATAAATCCTTAAATGTTGCAGGGcctaaaataaactataaatatataatagctaaactaattaaaacaaaactaaagtCGAATTTTATAATATGCcaccaaaatcaaaacccaacttcaaatgaatagttctttCTTGTCTTGACAAATTGAAAGGTCTATGATGTATCGCTAGAAATATATGGATATCTACTTTCCAATGCAACTAGAAtcgtattaattttttttttagttccagttaTGACTAAAACAGTAATGAAAGGTCAAAACTggcaaatttgatttttcttattctaaTCTTTTTGTAATGTCTGGATGCTCTTTTATAAGTATTTCTTAAAcatgaatcaaattaatcaggcttctttattctttgataTCCTCTCGAAGTCCACCTTAACTCATatatcttgaagaagtccattaaTTACCTCTTTAAATCTTTTTGCTCTAAATCTTGTGACCGGATCTAATGGAACCTCCAATGAGTCTCTTGGTGTTGAAGTTAGGATTGCATCAATAACTATCAATTAGACAATTTAATTGGGATGAAATTTTACCTAGTGTTTCTAGACATATTATTCTACATGGGGTTAAAATTTTACGTCAATCAAAGATTAAGAATGAATCACAATATAGGTTAGAAGGTTAAAAGtggattttgttatttattaccttttgacttgtggaatttttattttaaagactCTTTTCCCAATGATACAAAGATGGTCAACAACTTATTTTATGAGTTTTCTAGTTCTATAAAGATCTTTAATagacaataatataatttttaggtgtggcaagaattcttttaatattctaaaatctttttcttataaGTATTCTTTATTTATCCTAGTTACACAAGGAAATGATGACTAATGGCATTTAAAGGTTATAATATTTTAGGAGTTTTCATATCCTATAAGAAAATTAAGGAGCAACAGGTATTACGAAGATTTTCATGCTTATTTAGGAGAGTTAAAGTtagttttgggttgattttttcaaatgcataattttatgctaaacaaatataatttcaatctGAATGTTGGATCAAGTTGAAAGTCTACAAGATATTttgagaggttttttttatattaggctAAAATTTCAGATGAATCAAACATTAAGAATGCCTTAAAATAAGATCTAGAAGCTACTATACAAGATTTGTATTAgttttgttgttgatttatagttattttgcctattttatttaaaactctattattattattatttccagAATTGTTTAGTAAATTTGTTTTacctattataaataatattatttagctCGTACTTAGGTTTGCTTTGAagtcataatattttgaataaacttgtgttttgtgtgacacaatatttttctttgttgggacaaacaataaatttaatttatcaagatATAACTATCATTGTGATGTCTTTATTATACTTCTCATTTGTGATTCACACTAATCATTATATAGATATTCATTCCAATAATATTAGTGCTTtggtttaaataatttttatgtcacTCTTCTATCATgacttttcatgatttgtttttttgcatgTGGATTATATAAACCATATCATTACAGGGTTTGCATTTTGAATGACTACAAAATAGAATCAAATTTATcattccaataaaaaacaacGTAAACCATTACATAATTAATAACCCTGTGGACAACACCTGCCCAGGTTTACGAGCACCCCAACCAACTATTAAAAGGTTTGAGAGAGAATTGGCATTGcccaatgaagaaaagaaatcagCAGATGGAAGACACAAGTAACTTTCCTACTTCCTCCAGCATACTGCTCGGTTATTAGTCAATGaacaattattttctattcTCATACAATCGAAttacaacaaaaccaaaatGTTTTCAGAAAATCTCATACAGCCAAGCTCGTTTTTTAAATAGGTAAAAATCTCAAGTTGCTCTAAGATTGTAATCAATGCTCACAGCTGCCATTCTCTTGAGCCAATCATGGTCTACCTAACTGCGTGTTTCACAGGAGGAAAGGTCGAACTGTTTCacattgttattttaaataacaaggataaaaataaaagcagagACAGTATTACAAAGCTCATTCTTAAATATGAAAAACGAACCTCATGTTCAGAATGCTGACATGATGAATCTACTTGTTCAATGTTGAGGACAAGCAGAAGTTCCAAAATATAGACCCCGTGGACATGAAAGCTACACGAGCTTGAATGGGGACAGCCCTACAAAATTGCCAGATATATTGCATAATCATGCCAGCAGTTCAAAAAACTATTCACTTACTAAGAAACAATAGCTGAAAGTTTGCGCTGCAGGACCATGTTCTAAGTAGAGGTTTATCATATGAAGTTTAGGAATTTAACACCATCAATTTCACTCCTGATAATCTTGGAAAGTCAGACTCCCCCAAACAATGTCCCTATAGTTGTTAAGCAAAATCATATAATCGGAGTTTCAAAGTTTTCTAACGTGACGGGGGAAGCTATCTTTATAAATACTAACTTATTGACCCTCGTTCACACCATAGTCCTTAGGCAGTCATTAATGAACCTTCATGAGAGGATTTGTGAGATGGAGCATGCCTTTTTAGCAACCTCAATCAAAATCTATTCTAGAAGAATTGTTTCACAGGTTTGGTTCTAAATCTCATAGCACATAAAAGTAACTGGATCAGAGAGGCTGAGAGAAAACATTATGCTATGTTCATgtaactagtaaaaaaatatcccCAGTCAACTGTTCGGATAAAACTCAACTTGTTGCAGAATATATAGTCTTACCATATCCATGGTTTGATAAGGGTGACTTTCTAAATTTCGTGAGGGCGTTTGGCAGCAAGGTGAATCTTCATAACCTCACATACCGGATGCTTTCTTGAAAGAGTTTTAAGCCAGAGAAACATACACttaacaagtttttatttttattttttaagaacagTTTACAAGTTAATTTGAAGTTATAAGCTTTTCTCCCTGACAGGAGCGGAATAAATTATCAGAGCTTCTACATAAACAAGTCCCTCAACATAAGCATGCAGTGTCTAAAAACCTTGTGCGTTGGTGAATTTCACCAACTTTAGAAGTGGAACAAAAGTTGTGAAATTTAAACCTTGCTTGTTTTAGTGAAAATAAGTTTAACAAAAACGATTTCCATATTTTGATGTCTCTGGCTCCATGAGGGAAATAAGTCAGTGGAAGAAATCCCTGTTGCTTATAAAGAATTagccaaaataaaaaacttggaaaATAAGTATAATTCTAAGACatcaattttatgaattttgccAGAGAATTTTATGTGCATGCATAATGTATAAGTGTACAATTGTACTCTGATATACAACATAACACAGCTTTTTTATGGCATTAGACAAAACTTTTACCAAAAAGTTTTAAATCACATTTTTTTCTCACTAGCAGTTATACTCCAATTTAGAAAGGTTTTTGTAGCTATATTAGCATTTGTTTCTCCCAAAAACCCCAGGTAACAAATGAAAGCACCAAAAAGGAGTGGTTAATTGtgcatttgagaaaaaaataaaggattaaaAATCAGAGTGCTGTTCTTCATATAATCATCATTGTGCTCAAGGGTTTCAATCCAGGGACTATAAAGGGCACGCCAAAAAAGGGCAGAAGATGTACCAAAAATTCAATACGCTGACAGGTATCCAGAACCTAAATCCTGCATTGAAACCAgatatcaaatatcaaatcaCACAAAAACTTGTTTTCAAATCAATGAAAGTTTGAATTACCATAGAGCAATGTTGGAAGAGCATCTCTTTGATACTTCTCTGGAAGCTGTGAAAGCTTCCCTTGCCATAGATTGTTCCATGCAAAGACAACAGCAATCACTGATGGACCAAGCACTATTTGGTTCAATAAAACCTGAAAAGAAACTAAGAATttgcatcatattttttaaagaagctACTCTTTGACCTATCAAGTTTATCCTGATTATGATTAGCTAACAGTGATATCCAAAGAAACTAGTACCTTTAGCATCAGATTCTTCACTGTCTGCTTTGGCAAACAACGGTCAAGATATTGGTACCATGCATAAGAACCAGGACCATACAATAGAAACCCATAAGAAGTCATTCGCAAGGCACGAAGCCAATCATGATCGGAAAGGAAAATCCCAATAAAATCCTAAACAAGAGCATTTCATCAAAATCCAAACTCAAAACAACTTTAAGCACACTATGTAGATAAGAATAAACattgaaaaacaacaacataGGCTTGTCCTAAATGCATCACAAAGGTTGCTGGCCCAGATTAGAAATCAGTAACATTTGCCTACTTCCAGTACATGAAATGGCAATGGATGAATGTAGTCTCCAGTGATATTTAGAGTAACGCAATATTATGTGTTGGTCAACATACTTTCCATGTTATCTTGCTGTAGGAAACAAGGTTGGACTGTGCAAAGTCTTATTAGATGAAAGAAAAGTTTAAGAATCAGTACTAATCACAAGCATAGAAAACACTGCCAATAAGTTCTATGTTGGGTTTAGAACACAAAATCGCAAGCCATAGCCTTGGGCAAACCAAATGAGTTTTCAGACAGAAGCAGTGAATTTATACCTTCtatattgccttttttttttctttttcatgtatttattatGGTGAAAATTATTACATTGATTTTGAAACATCTAAACTTACCAAAATAGTTGTAGACTTGCAACATTAGACTGAATTTATAAGCTAAGCTAATAGCATTGCCATTTTTTTCCAAACCAAGTTCAAGGAAAACACAAATCAATTATTCAAATTTACTGctaaataaatcaacaaacaTAACAACATGTTTAAATTCATTTCCAATAAatggcaaaaaataataataataataataaataaaagaaaacacacacacactgacCTGATTGTCATTGGAATTCTGAGAAGCGTCTTGGTCATAGGAGTGTCGTTTGGATGGCTTGTTCTTTTTCCAGCGGTCTGTAACTTGAGCTACTGTGTCCCCAGTAAGAGCAAGCGCACCTGCGGTCACAGCTTGCTTTAAAGGGAACCAgtaacctcctcctcctcctcctgttGCTGAATCAGAGGATTTCGATGCTTTACTTTGTTTTatccttcttcttttatgtTCCCATTTCCAACCCCAAAACTCTCCATTTCCACCACTCACTGCTTTCATTTTGCTTATCACGGCTCCAGTGGAGTGAAACTGTTGAAgggctcttttttctttaatagccCAATTTGCCCTTCCAATAACTTTACAGACATGCCCttcatctttttcttattttacacTTGGACGTGTCAAAACTCAGAAGATCAAAATAGTGGGTACGCAGAGAATTCTCTTAGTTGCTCTTCTTCCAGCACTACTAGAGAGGACGAGGAGATTCAGAGATTTCTTTTGATTGAACTTTGAAGGTTAATAGAatcttctccttctctctctccctcttcaTTTTACATTTGTTTATTCTTAAATAGGTGGAAACTCGAAGAATACCCAGAtggaatttttgttgtttttggtaTATTTGATCCTTTTGTAGAATAAAAGTTTTGATCTTGTTATATTTCTTGTTGTAAAGATTTCATCTTTTCAATTCCCAATTTGGCTACTTCTATTCCTTGTTGTTTACATCATTTTGTGTAAAATTAGAATCCAGTACAATGTTATTAATGTTATAATGTGGTTCTCGAGAATGGTTCCGTAAATTGTTCAGTAATATAGTTTGGTGTTCATAGTCGTACCAGGTTGTAATTGTGATATGGGATAATAAACATTCAATGTTATTCATATCATATAACCTAGAGTTGGAAATGTGAATTGGCTAATCATTTAAATCTTAACAATCTCTTCCTTCACTTCAAGGAAGAACATAAGCAACAAGTGGAAAATAAAAGTCTTATCCTGCAAGCCATGAATAATCAGATTGATGATTCGATCAAGAATCAAGAAGCAGCACTTTTGCGAGTTATAAATGTAGCTAGATTCTTTAAGGGAGATGATGTTCCATGCCAGATTGAAGAGGTAAGTTAACTTTGATGTTTATATTAATTGATGTCTTGATTGGGATTTTAATTGTTTGCCTGAATTTTCtgtaatttcttttgatttctcagGGCCTATTCTTGGGTTCTGTGGGTGCTGCTACTAACAAGGATGCACTTAATAGCAAGAATATTACACACATCTTAACTGTAGCTAATTCATTGCCTCCCTCTTTTCCAAATGATTTTGTATATGAAGTCATTGGAGGTATGTGCCTTCCTACTAACTGGTGTGATAGTATTAGTAATTCTCTTTCACTGGCATACCTCAAGTGATGATTTCtttaacaattttcttttttcctttgttttccttgcatttatttttctttccccatttttttcctctctaagGCGCTACAGTCTGCTCTTTGCATCTGATGTATTATCTATTTGTAGCTGAAGTAATATCTTTGTACTGTAAAGAAGACTACTTGTCAAACCCACAATCTTGTTGTAATCTCTCCTTGCTTTGCATCAGCATTCCATGTTTAATTCTCTCTCTCATTCATATGGAGCTTGTGATGGTTTGCACCGCTTCTAGAACTCAAATTGACTTGTGGTGTTTCTTTTGAGGTAGTCGCGGATAGAAATGACACCAATTTAAGGCAGTACTTCGACAagtgtttcaattttattgacGAAGCCAAGAGGCAGGGAGGTGGTGTTTTGGTCCATTGCTTTGTTGGAAGGTCCCGAAGGTGGTTCATCTTTCCCTGCAGGGGTCacttgattttcaggaaacATGTTCTCTATCTTCTTAGTGCGATATACTATGCATCTAACATTGACCAATCAGTCCCCTTGGGAATAACTTTTTAGatggattaattaataaataatacattTGGTTCCTACAACTTGGTTGGTCAATTTTTACCTTGTGGATAGTACATTCATTGAGCCTCTGTACTGTTAAATTGGTGATCATACATTCATGTGACTTAAATgattcaatttcattttataataatatctgCATGAAGGCACAGTAGTATTGGATATCTTGCAATTAACTTTACAATTGTTGGTGTCAAAAATATGGAAAAGACTTCAGCAAGTGTTTTAGCGGTGATGACATGTTTCAATACATTGATTGTGATTGGAGAACCATCGGAGGTGTCTAGTGGATGAGCATATTTTCTGTTCCAACATAGGAGATACCCTTTGGATCGTACTCATCATTTTTATGATTgtcttattaattcttttaattttatctatagcATTTATCACATTAGAAAAATTACATGGATTCACACctctaataaaataaagagcatCCCTTTCAAGAATAACTTTggaaataaatttgaagaaaagaaaaaattcattttgcttCTTTAGATGGTTGCAGTTTGAAAGTGGGTTATGCAATACTTCTTATTGGACTGAATTTGTTTCAATGTATGTGTCCTGCTTTTCAGTGTGACTATTGTTGTTGCTTATTTGATGAAAAGGCATGGAATGAGACTATCTGAAGCTTTGGCACATGTGAAGAGTAAAAGGCCTCAGGCTGGACCTAATTCTGGTTTCATCTCACAGCTTCAAGACTTTGAGAAATCTCTTCAAGGTGCATTATCTTTGATACTTCTATATGTATTAACTTGCAAATTGTACCTGATGTGGTTGGTTTTGGTgatcccaaaaaaataaaaattatcatagccCTGATTGAAGTTAGATGTTTGCCACTTATCTCATTAATTAAAACCTTTAAATTCAAACCGAAGTTTGTCCCTgggaaatttttttgttgaacagCTCGTTTCAATTACATAACAATCTGTGTCAGAATAATATAACTATTGTCCTTATAGGAAACTTGCAAGATATTTATTCATTCATTCCGTGCTTCATCACCAACAGCTAGGTGCCGCCTTATTTGGCTATAACCTTTTTGTAGTAACatggataagaaaataaaaaactacctCTTAACTACGATACAAGTTTCTTAAAAAGCATTTGTGCTATATATCCGAACCTTCTTCTGGCTGTACAGATAAATGTTAGAATTTCCGATGCCAAAAATTTTCCTGTCACCCAGACTGTGATTTGTCATAAGTGGTTTCTGTTTGAAATAGCTTCTTATGGGctgattcatttttttgtacaaaaactgtttttttttttaatgtttgctAGGTATCTCTTCATAATGTGTCAACGGAAGACGTGAAGAAGCACAAATGGACgcttagaaaatataaaactcCACTGAGGAGGAATATAGCATTCGTGATTTAAAAGAAGTAAATAGCTTAGTCATTGCTATTGAAATGGTGAAAATACAAGACTGGCTTTTCTATCTGCTTTTGACAAGGTGATGAATTCACAAGGGCCAAGTGTCATAGAACTATTGTCATCTGAATCAGATTcagttttcatttttattagaGCAGGATGCATGATTCTGAAGTTGATGTTGATGGTTAAatatttgaagtatttttaaattgatatgatATTTAGCTGCATGAATGTGATCATTAGCAATTGCAGGATAAGTACATGGAGAAACCTCAATGaatcatatttatattaattccatttgcattttcttgttattttaagcTAGAGATGGAGTAAATTGGTCTGGCACAGTTAGCAGATCAAGCAGTGATGATATCTGTCGCCAATTTGCAGTTCTTTCTCATTATACGTGGGAAAAAACTGTGCTGGTGTTGTGTATATAGATTTATTGCATTGTGCCTGTGGACGACGCTGTAGATGTCAAGATGTCAAGAGGGTTACAGGGGgttgtcttttttgtttcttatgtcAAAAGTTGTTG
This window contains:
- the LOC133697278 gene encoding protein sym-1 isoform X1, with protein sequence MKAVSGGNGEFWGWKWEHKRRRIKQSKASKSSDSATGGGGGGYWFPLKQAVTAGALALTGDTVAQVTDRWKKNKPSKRHSYDQDASQNSNDNQDFIGIFLSDHDWLRALRMTSYGFLLYGPGSYAWYQYLDRCLPKQTVKNLMLKVLLNQIVLGPSVIAVVFAWNNLWQGKLSQLPEKYQRDALPTLLYGFRFWIPVSVLNFWAVPIQARVAFMSTGSIFWNFCLSSTLNK
- the LOC133697278 gene encoding protein SYM1 isoform X2, which translates into the protein MKAVSGGNGEFWGWKWEHKRRRIKQSKASKSSDSATGGGGGGYWFPLKQAVTAGALALTGDTVAQVTDRWKKNKPSKRHSYDQDASQNSNDNQTVKNLMLKVLLNQIVLGPSVIAVVFAWNNLWQGKLSQLPEKYQRDALPTLLYGFRFWIPVSVLNFWAVPIQARVAFMSTGSIFWNFCLSSTLNK
- the LOC133697279 gene encoding dual specificity protein phosphatase 1 isoform X1; translation: MNNQIDDSIKNQEAALLRVINVARFFKGDDVPCQIEEGLFLGSVGAATNKDALNSKNITHILTVANSLPPSFPNDFVYEVIGVADRNDTNLRQYFDKCFNFIDEAKRQGGGVLVHCFVGRSRSVTIVVAYLMKRHGMRLSEALAHVKSKRPQAGPNSGFISQLQDFEKSLQARDGVNWSGTVSRSSSDDICRQFAVLSHYTWEKTVLVLCI
- the LOC133697279 gene encoding dual specificity protein phosphatase 1 isoform X3 gives rise to the protein MNNQIDDSIKNQEAALLRVINVARFFKGDDVPCQIEEGLFLGSVGAATNKDALNSKNITHILTVANSLPPSFPNDFVYEVIGVADRNDTNLRQYFDKCFNFIDEAKRQGGGVLVHCFVGRSRSVTIVVAYLMKRHGMRLSEALAHVKSKRPQAGPNSGFISQLQDFEKSLQEME
- the LOC133697279 gene encoding dual specificity protein phosphatase 1 isoform X2, with the translated sequence MNNQIDDSIKNQEAALLRVINVARFFKGDDVPCQIEEGLFLGSVGAATNKDALNSKNITHILTVANSLPPSFPNDFVYEVIGVADRNDTNLRQYFDKCFNFIDEAKRQGGGVLVHCFVGRSRSVTIVVAYLMKRHGMRLSEALAHVKSKRPQAGPNSGFISQLQDFEKSLQGISS